The genomic region AACGGAACTGGAGCGCAACCGCCCGCTTTTCGAAAATGGACACATCTCGCAAACAGAGTTCCTGCAGTGGAAAACCCAGGCCGCCACGGCCCGTGCCAACCTGAAAAGCGCCCAGGCCACATTGAAGCGCGCCCGGACCAACCTGGGGTACACGGAAATCCGCTCCCCCATGGATGGAACCGTAATCGAACGCACGGTAGACGAAGGCCAGACCATTGCCGCCAGTTTCCAGGCGCCCAAACTCTTTCTTATCGCCCGGGACCTGACCAAGATGCAGATCGAAGCCTTAGTGGATGAAAGCGACATCGGCCTCATCCGTCAGGGTCAGCAAACCCGCTTTTCCGTTCAATCCTATCCGGATCGCCGATTCACCGGCACGGTGCGCCAGATCCGTTTACAACCGACTACCATCAACAATGTGGTCAATTACACGGTGGTTGTGGACGCGGAAAACCGCGACCGCGTACTTTTACCCGGCATGACCGCTACGGTGGATTTCCTGGTCGAATACAAAGAGAATGTACTGATGGTGCCCAACAGCGCCCTGAACCTGCGTCCATCGGAAGGAATTGAAATTGAGCGTACCCAGGCTCCCGATTCCGCGACCGCCAATTCCGGGAAAGCAGTCCCCTCCGCAACGGGTGCTCCGGAGAATACGCGGAAACAGATGGGTTACGTTTTTGTTCCCCTGGAAAAAGAGAAACTCCGCATCGTTTTCTTTCGCAAGGGCGCGACTGATGCATCCCACACCGAGATAGCGGCCTCCCGGGAACTGGAGGAAGGCACCCGGGTGGTTACCAAGTTCACCAATCCACCGGCGGCATCCAACAACAACCGGCGCAATCCCTTCATGATGGGTGGCCCGCCGCGGGGAGGAAGGCCCCGGTAAGGGCGGATTCAGACCATGAACGCCATCGAACTGAAAGGTATTGAAAAAACGTACATCATGGGGGTTGTGCGCGTTCCCGCCCTGCGCGGGGTGGACCTGGAAATCCATTCCGGAGAATTCGTCGCCATCATGGGGGCTTCCGGTTCGGGAAAATCAACGCTTATGAATATCCTGGGTTGCCTGGACTACCCCACCGGGGGAACCTACACCCTGGACGGCACGCGGGTGGACCGCATGAACCGCCGTCAACTGGCCGACATCCGCAACCGCCGCATCGGCTTCGTGTTCCAGGGATTCAACCTGTTGGCCCGTACCTCCGCCCTCGAAAATGTCGAACTGCCGTTGCTGTATTTCCGTGGAGATGAAAGGTTGCCGGCCCGGGAAATGGCCCGAAAAGCCCTTGAACGCGTCGGCCTGGGCGACCGCCTGGACCATGAGCCGACTCAACTCTCAGGGGGGCAGCAACAGCGTGTGGCCATTGCCCGCGCCCTGGTGAACCGTCCGGCCCTGGTGTTGGCTGACGAGCCCACCGGCAATCTGGATACCACGACTTCAAATGACGTGATGAAGCTTTTCCAGGAACTCAATGATGATGGTGTAACCATAGTGCTGGTTACCCACGAGCCCGATATCGCCCGTTTCGCCAAACGCATCGTGGAGCTCCGGGACGGACAAAAAATTCGGGACGTACTCGTAGATGACCGCATCCAGGCAGGCAACGGCAAGTCGGCATTCAGCACCTCCCGGGAGGCCCAATCATGAAATTCGAGCGACTCATCCGCGCTGCCGTTCGCAGCATCACCAAGAATCGCATGCGCAGCTTCCTGACCATGCTGGGTATCATCATCGGTGTAGGCGCCGTCATCGCCCTGGTCGCCATCGGCCAGGGCGCTTCGGCGGATATTGAGAGCCAGATCGACGCCCTGGGCACCAACCTGATCATGATCCGTTCGGGATCGTCCTATCGCGGCGGCGTCAGCCGCGGGGCCGGAAGCCTGCAGACCCTCTCCATGGAAGATGTAGAAGAGTTGCGAAAGCGCGCTGCTCTGCTGGACTACGTATCACCGGACATCACCGCCGGCGTCCAGGCCATCGCCATGGAAAAGAACTGGGCCACCCAGATCCACGGCGTATCGGTGAACTATCCGTTTATCCGCAACTGGGTAATTAAAAGCGGCAATTTTTTTTCAGAGCAGGATGTACGCGGGCGGCGCAAGGTTGCCGTTCTGGGTGATAGGGTTGCGAAAGAGATTTTTGGAGAACGCGACCCCATCGGCGCCAGAATCCGCATCAACAAAGTCCCCTTCACGGTGGTCGGAACCCTGAAGGAAAAGGGCGACGCCATGATGGGCGACCAGGATGACCTCATCCTGGCACCTTCCACTACTGTACTCTACCGCCTGTCCGACGGCAAAACAGTTCGCTCAATCCTGGCCAGCGCCAAAGAAAACGCTCCCATGGAAGCAGTGGAATCCGAGATCCGCGACATTCTGCGCGACACCCATCGCCTGAAAGCAGCCGACGAAGATGACTTCCAGATCCGCAGTCAGACGGAGATCCTTGAACGGGTGACAGGTGTCACCAACACCATGACCATGCTGCTGGGAGCCATCGCCGCGGTATCACTGCTGGTCGGCGGAATCGGCATCATGAACATCATGCTGGTGTCGGTGACGGAACGCACCCGCGAAATCGGCATCCGCATGGCGGTTGGGGCCCGCAGCAGTGATATCCTGGTCCAATTCCTGGTGGAGGCGGTCATCCTCAGCCTTGTGGGGGGATTCATCGGCATCCTGGTCGGCCTGGGCCTGGGCGTGGGCATCTCCAGGTTGATCAATACGGGATTAATCGTGGACCCGGTGATCACCGTAATCGCCGTGGTTTTTTCAGCGGCGGTGGGGGTGTTTTTCGGTTTCTATCCCGCCCGCAAGGCATCCCTGCTGAATCCCATCGAAGCGTTGCATTACGAATAACCACAACCCAAGCGTTGTGTACGCTTGCATTCGCTTACGCTTTATCCCGCTACGGGCATTTGTACCCTCTGGGTAATCATCCTCATGGCCGTTCAATCACCAATGTGTGCATATACACACGGAACGCAAGAGGTCCAAGAATCAACGAGGAATTGGAACGGGCGATCTTCAGCTTCGCCCCGACACAGACCCCGAACCGCACCTCCCCCTCCCAGCAAGCGGCTGCATCACATGGTCTTGAAGGAAAGTGGGGAGCGTATCATCAAACGTTGGGATGGGAGGTCAATTACTCGATCTCCCGGCAGGGGGGAAAGTATATAGGTAAAAAATTCTGGCGTGATGGAAGTGTATGGTCAGATAAGGAATACAGGCGAAGAAAGAGACTCACCGATTTCGGCCCCTGGTGCTTCCGGGATGAAAACATTTACTTTGTCGTCAGTACCACGCCTGCATTCGAGCCCTCA from Candidatus Aminicenantes bacterium harbors:
- a CDS encoding efflux RND transporter periplasmic adaptor subunit gives rise to the protein MKRKHWIRIGIAAIIVVLLIVWQKPGKEKSDDALYTTTALTRGNIENTVSATGALSALETVEVGAQVSGIIEKLLVDFNSSVTKGQLLAVLDKTPFRVSVQEAQARVDSAAAELERLETELERNRPLFENGHISQTEFLQWKTQAATARANLKSAQATLKRARTNLGYTEIRSPMDGTVIERTVDEGQTIAASFQAPKLFLIARDLTKMQIEALVDESDIGLIRQGQQTRFSVQSYPDRRFTGTVRQIRLQPTTINNVVNYTVVVDAENRDRVLLPGMTATVDFLVEYKENVLMVPNSALNLRPSEGIEIERTQAPDSATANSGKAVPSATGAPENTRKQMGYVFVPLEKEKLRIVFFRKGATDASHTEIAASRELEEGTRVVTKFTNPPAASNNNRRNPFMMGGPPRGGRPR
- a CDS encoding ABC transporter ATP-binding protein, whose product is MNAIELKGIEKTYIMGVVRVPALRGVDLEIHSGEFVAIMGASGSGKSTLMNILGCLDYPTGGTYTLDGTRVDRMNRRQLADIRNRRIGFVFQGFNLLARTSALENVELPLLYFRGDERLPAREMARKALERVGLGDRLDHEPTQLSGGQQQRVAIARALVNRPALVLADEPTGNLDTTTSNDVMKLFQELNDDGVTIVLVTHEPDIARFAKRIVELRDGQKIRDVLVDDRIQAGNGKSAFSTSREAQS
- a CDS encoding FtsX-like permease family protein, producing the protein MKFERLIRAAVRSITKNRMRSFLTMLGIIIGVGAVIALVAIGQGASADIESQIDALGTNLIMIRSGSSYRGGVSRGAGSLQTLSMEDVEELRKRAALLDYVSPDITAGVQAIAMEKNWATQIHGVSVNYPFIRNWVIKSGNFFSEQDVRGRRKVAVLGDRVAKEIFGERDPIGARIRINKVPFTVVGTLKEKGDAMMGDQDDLILAPSTTVLYRLSDGKTVRSILASAKENAPMEAVESEIRDILRDTHRLKAADEDDFQIRSQTEILERVTGVTNTMTMLLGAIAAVSLLVGGIGIMNIMLVSVTERTREIGIRMAVGARSSDILVQFLVEAVILSLVGGFIGILVGLGLGVGISRLINTGLIVDPVITVIAVVFSAAVGVFFGFYPARKASLLNPIEALHYE